The following nucleotide sequence is from Salvia splendens isolate huo1 chromosome 2, SspV2, whole genome shotgun sequence.
cgtgaaactGTTCCGAACCAGAACCGCGAGACTTAAATGGAACTGAAACCgtttgtcccaagttacttgagtcatttctctttttgactaaaacaaaacatctaatcacacatactttattctttcttttactttactttctctcatctctcttactttatttcatcttctactttattttactttatttaactcattaaacacaactttcttaaatctcgtgtcgaaaagaaacgcctcaagtaacatgggatggagggagtacattacattttcttttttctctgcTTTTTTACTGATAATGATAATAATGTTAGTACTATTATAAATATGGACTCAGTGGCGAAGCCAGGATTATTTCGATGGAGGGCACAAGTCACTATTAATAATTATACGGTTCATTTGATGTTGGTGACATCGGAAGGCTCGAAATAATTTATACtttatatattttcaatttttatttaagtttaataTAGGTAGGTGgaagtaatttttaattatgaagTGACAAAGATTTAAAATTAAGCTAATTATTggtataaaaaataacaaatagaAAAGCTGTTAGAATTGAAATATACACATCATGTAAGtagtaaaaaaagagaaaaaaaaaagtgtagCATAAACAAAGGAAAGAGAAATGAAATATGAGGCCACAATGATTCGAACTTCAAGCCCTTCAAGTTAGTAGCTGCCATCTCGAACCAATTGAGCCATGCTTATTACACGTACATTGTTGCTTGAATATATGATATATAGACAATATTAAAATTGATGGGGGGACCAGGGCCCCCCAGCCCCAACGTGGCTCGCCACTGTATGAGTATCATATTATTAagggatgtgatcaaatgcaaactctaaatattgtacaattctaaactatgatctgtagtgttagaaaatgtcaatagatgataaaataatagcaacaaaaaatgtcaatacaattacagtgtcaacggttgatgctgtgttgatattgtgttgagactattttgatattttttgttgttattattttgtcatctgttgacattttttaacggtccagatcatagtttagagtttgtacaatatttagagtgtGCATTTCATCACTACTCAATTTtaatatatagaaataaaaattttggttttgtCATTTCTGTTTCTTTGATTCATATTGGAAGGCCTCGAACGGGAGGTTGCGtgaatggatcaagttatatggaagataaccgaatcGGTTGGATctgttagcaaatgtcgttgccacttgatcaatgcaatctcgctctcactagattcctaccaaagtaatttataactcccaattttgcactactttaacagtaaagcggcaagttcggggtcgatcccacatagaagctagtgtatcgagtgtgtgagtagtgaacagggggttggctgctgccacgctttaacttgggagtttttaactactgattttactctaggcagattTAAACTGGCTAACTTGAACAatgtaaatttaactactggtcAAATGCATAGTAACGGAACTGAAACTAaagcagtaaatgcgaggatgaaaacgaaaacaacttcgattaaactagaacagtacagcgtgaaatttaaactaagctaacactctgGAAACtgcgaaagcaagtaaaaccgaggagatcctcagcgggaaacttaagaaaacgccgacagatatcaagtattctgcagcgctccttcgatcgccctttctaactaagcattactttatctaagctaagctagactattctagagaactgaactaagctagagaactaagctaaactaagctaaactaagatggaaagtaaaggatcggattCCCCTTTCATGtagtggcacatcctctatgtATAGGCccggcacgacctccagctggataacgatcttggcatggaatattcgctcatgctaagagtgagcgactcattgattgctacgtgctcttcttctagaatgacgacgcttttcagcaacagaatcgtgactcagctccgtccttgcgtctcatatttcagcacgtgtcccattctagaacgttgtccttgataacagaatgttgcgcaccatccagctcatagcctcgcgtgtccttcttctgataTCCAGTGGTCTCCTCCTTAattgcttgattactccccttgatcaacttcccccgaaatctggcctttttcgcctattgtactcgcttgatcagtttggccttgttgccttggtcaagcggcattcctgcacatttaacacttgctttgtgcgataaaccgatcaagtagagtacatcttacccttaaaccgatgcatgaaatgagtcttatcaaacatctttatcatctatattaaatttaatttttgtttaccttttgtttttttcttacGATAGTGTTctatttttctacttttcatGTATCCACTAATTACTTTCTTTCAAATAAATCATTATTGATAAAATTATGTAAGAATTTTCTATTGCCAATATTGTACTTGTCCATCAGTAAAAGTCTGGctatccaagaaatgaaattgtTCTTAGTTCTCATTTTAGATTTGATCCTCATTTGATCGCAGTCCTACATTATACTCCCTCattcccataagaatatgcactcttttctttttagtctgttccacaaaaatatacactttttaattttggaaagtcttttctatctaatgaggtgagactcattctccactaacaatactttaattactttttctctccgcctctctcttattttaccaattttatattaaaacttgtATTGTCCCCAAAGTTCATATTGTTTGGGGTCGGAGGGAGTATACAATTACAAGGTATAaagaaggtaaataaaacatGCATATTTAGTAAGGAAGGCAAACATACATACATATCAAAGATTCAATCATACATTTCCTAGAAAGCCATAAAGCACTCTTCCCTCTTCTACCTCTTCTCAACAAATCTAACTTAAAACGGAGTACTGCATAACATAAACAACTCATACTAATCAGAGCTTCTCTGTCACGCGATGCATCGAACTCGCAGCTCCAttgctcttcttcttcttgctctgCTTCGCCACGAGAAGGGAAATCCGAGCAAACCCGAATTTCTTCCTCTTTGCAGCCACTTCTTTGTTTTCCTTCCCACCTTTCCTGCCCGAATTCTGCCCGCCACTCGGCTTGCTCAGCATTTGCCCGAGCGACACCTTTCGTTTCCCAAAGACCTTGTTGTCTGTTTGCACCCCGGCCTCGTAGTCCTCAGTCAGCAGCAGTTTCCTGCTCAGTATCTGCCCGATCGAGAGGGTCGGCTTCAGCACCGGCTTGAGCTCCTCGCTGCTGACTAGGCTCACGCCGTTGACATCAAGAAGGCGGGAGTCCTTCCTCTGCAGGGATGGATTCTTGAACTTGGTGCAGTTGTGGACAGAGCGTCGCTTGTGGCCGTGCTCGGATCTCCACACACGAAGCGCCTCTTCCACTGCCAGCTTCCCTTGATTCGCCGTCTCCACTCTCGTCAGCGCCTCCTCCAAAGTCTTCTTGCTCGTCTTCATCTCCTCCGTTGCCTCCTCGACTTTCTTCAAGATTTCTGTCTTCGACACGCGAGCCTCCTCGACTAGGAGCATCGTGCCCGTGACTCTTCCCTTGCACGCCTCGTCTGCTTCTCGGGCTTTGGAGATCAACGAGGAATATTCCTCAAACGTGAGGGTCACATCAGAATCGGATTTGGAGGGGAAGGAGCAGGAGAGGGCCTTCATTTCCGCAAAGGCAACAGCTTCGGATGCTCGTGCAGCTTGCTTCATCTTCTTGGCCGCGACCAGCCTGATCTCGGCTGTCCTGATCTTCGCCTTTGTTTGCTCGATCTCAGACAACGCCCTTTCAACTTGCGTCCTTGCAGCCTCCCCGACCTTCTTGAACTGCTCCGTCTCCGAGCTCAGCTTCTGCAGCTCTCGCGTGATGTTTATCGGATCGTGGGCTTGTCCGTCTTTGACCTCCTCGAGCTTCTGCCGTTTCTGGTCAAGCTCCTCCTCCAGACACGAGATTCTCGAGGTGTTTGACGACAGCCTCTGACGAGTCCTCTCCAGGGACGCCCTCTCCGTGTCGATCTTCTTGTTGTAAGCATCAACCGTGGCTCGGATCTCAGCGAGATCAGTAGTCGTTTTCGTTAGATTCAGCTTCGCCTGCCTCAGCTCGAAGAGAATGACACCCGGAGCCTCCGAGGGGCACAAGTCCTTTTCGTGTTTTCCCTCCTCTCCCGTTGCTCGATTCTTGGCATCACTCGTTGATTCTGCTTCGAGTGCTGTGTTGATCTCGGATGCTTCCTCGTGCAGCTTCAGTTTCAACTCCTCGACGATGTTTTTTGTGGTTTCGAGCTCCTTCAAGACATCGAGCGTCTCCCTCTCCTTAACTATTAGGTCTCTTTCGAGTTGTGCAGTTTGTTCCTCCAAATTGACAGCATCAACAACCACTTCTCTCTCATGCTGCCATTCACAAAACTCTAATCAATCAATATTGCAacaaccaaaaatggaaaatcaGACATGAAGATTTTTTATAACATTCAAAAATAGCAACACAATCCATTTAATTGTAAGCAATAAAATAGTCATAATATTTAACCAAGATTCGAATTTTCAAACTATATCTTTCCTACAAACTCTCCAAACTATGACCTGACTCttagatttcaagatttgatgCCAACAAAATGTCAATTGGTAGACAATGTTGACGTTTTCTACCATTATTTGTAATGTATTgacatcaaatcttgaaatATATAAAGATTACATCCCTATATACCCATACCCACAGATGTTATGTGAGAAGATACATTTTCCCCATCATTTGATTTGCAAGAAATCACAGAAACATTTTTGcattatagtattaaaaaaGTAAGGTGTTTGTTTGTCCCCACAGCAATTAAAGTGGCATTATAGAAGGAAAAACATAGCACGTTCTGCAGTAGCAGTTGGTGATGCAAATTAATCCTACTTTGAAAATGGAAAAGGAGAAATGTGAATAGTGACAAAACATTGATGCATTCAATCTCTTGTATTACATCGATGCAAACTATGAATCAAGACAAGATCTGTCACCAAAATTTGGACTTACTCCAAATCTTGAATCTGAGTTTCTTCAATTGagtagaaaaaaaatcaaatcttagAGTTGCATTCGTCATTTCAATTATCAAAAGaagaattttgaaataaaaaaagagagaaccTTGTGAGAAATGGGTTTCCAAAAAGCCATTCCGCCGAAGCGATTCGCGGCCTCCTTGACGGACTCGAAGGGCGCGGAAGTGTCGATTTCGGCCCGGCCCGAATCAAGAATGAGGGGATTTTCGGTGGCCATTTTGGGGTGTGGTGGGAGAAAGAGTTGAGTGATTGTATTGTGTGTGTTCAAAGTGGAGAGAGTACGAACGACTGAGAAAGAGAATAACGTTAGAAATGCGTTGGGTTTGGTGATGATGTCTTAACAATAACTTATTTTATACTAATTATCTTAACCTTTGGATTGTGGTACCAAATCAATCTAAATATAGGTACATTACTGGGCTGGAAATTTTCGACAcgcgataatctgacacgaacccgtatgaaattattgggttgggttcaagtcttattggatccgtgtccttatcgagTTGACctattaagaacccgataatttcgggttgggttcgggtcggatgcaggtcagatacgggtaacccattaagaaataatattattatttttattatcatttaaaaaatatatatattactttaattttttaatttcttataaattaggtttaaatagtataaaatgaattttaattatgtaaattaggttaaaaattggtttaatcgtgtaatattaggttttaatcgtgtaatatcaggttcgggttgttatcgtgtcgtgtcaacccatattatatcgtgtcgataacaggttcgtgtcgggtgcgggtcgtgttcggatttgaaggtaccAGGTCGGGTtcatgttcggatttacagtttccttaacaggtcgggttcaggttatgccttattgggttgggtcattatcaggctGACCCGATAACGatccaatccgcacgatttgccagccctataTTAGTTTCAATTTTAGAGTTTGGATCACAAATTCCACACTTTTCGGTTTTAATAAACCAAGATGACAatgttcattttttttctccctCCGTCTTCCTAACTAAGTTGGacataaaaaattagaaaaatatattgaatgagttaaataacaataaataaagataaaaaatatattgaatgagttaaataacaataaaataaagataagagagagtaagtagatgatgaagtaaaataagagtgattagattttttggtttttattaaaaaaagaaataattcaattttgttGGGACGtctaaaaaaatgactcaatttagttgggacggaggaagtcgtagattactatattattataaaccaagaaaatatcaaattcatttttatatgGTTAATTAATCAAAATGATTCTATTTAAGAAGACATTTGACTGAATTTGTGTTATAGCACAAATTTGGTCAATGGAACAAttaagaatttttaaaattttgtgattttttatttaaattgagaaATATGTGAAATATATCAAAATAGGATCAAACCTTATGATTTTATCGCCAATGAAAtctttattattaattatttgatcACTTTCTTATGGTTATGGTAGCGTAGTATATACTTATGAAGAAGGATTATTCTTTGCTAACCATTTGATTTCCGCTAACTATATTGTGCATGTTTTGTGCtattaattcaaaaaattattctTTTTGTTGTTCGATTATCTTTTATATAAATTGTTTACAGAAAAGAAAACGGAAATTGGTAATGAATTGcttgaatgaaatgaaatttggTATCATCGAATTCGTCatacaaatttgaaatttggttcTTCTTTAAGGTatgaataatattaaaatgtgtTGTTGAATTCAGCCCAAAAACTTGAATATAAGCGTGGAGAGCATCATTGTTGGAGCATTACCCACAAAATTATGATATGCGAAATAGCCGTTGGCCCAAAAACTTTTATTCAAATTCATTTTCCGCGACCCTAAAACAATTAACAAAAGTACTTATTAGCTTTATTTGTTTGagtattttcttttctgaaaaTATTTCAACGAGCAGAGCTAATAATTATTTTGCCACTCATGCTAGGAAACGGCCGTTTGAGGTTAAAAAATTTGTAGGATTGTGATTATAATACTAAATTATATAGTGAATCGACTATGGAAAAGTAAAAgagttttatttatcattttacattaaaaatacatattgatatatatttgaattttgaaggaCATTCACAAATACAGTTACTTTAaccacttttttttaatatattccttaaaatttaccaattttgtaaTGAAGTTGATATTTTCAATTGCCAAAGGCCAAAATAGCCTTACATATGCTACTCTCTTTGCTCCTTCTTAATTTAGTATTCCCTCTGTTTCTCGTTAAtaaagacatttcttttcgtcatggagtttaagaatagtgtgttaaatggatagtgaaaaaagtaagagctaataaagttagagagataaagagagaataaagtaaaattaagaattattttttgctaaaaaatagaaatgactcaattaatttgaaatttttcaaaatagaaaaatgactctattaatatGAAACAGATGGAGTACCTTTTATTGGCACGTAAATAAAGAAAGATAATTAGTGTTCTAAAGGAAGAGAAGAGatgaaaatagaattaaaaaaataagtattactttttgcaaaaataatactctcttcaTCCCGCGTTAGCAGTTCCAGTTATTTTTTTgcaaatgataataaatagttaaagtggatactGCTAaaacgggacggagggagtaataattcaATTATCttgcaattttttaaaaatgaaaaaataattcaatttatatgGAACGGAAATAGTATAATAGTAAAAGGAATTATAATACTATCAGAACAAAAACACTTTTATAAGTATTTTTGTATTGCATATGTCATGTCATTGATATGAAAGGGGGACAAGCTTTTCACTTGCGTGTTCAAATTTTGCATCTAGAGTTTCATAGCAATGCTATTCATTTGAATATCATACAGTTCATTTGCTGTTGTAAGAGTACATATATTCAACAATAAAATCggcaaatgtaaaaaaaatatttcaagtgctcataagtttaaaatataatattatcccACTTGATCacctaatactccctccgtcccgtgctactcgcacgtttgcttttcggctcgtcacaaagtccttacactatttataatttaagttagaattaatgcatttaattaatatgttagtttaagttaagacctcttttattaagtgatgtctcattacacctaaaattcttttttaattacacaaaaaaatcaatcccaaatttacggcctaaaatgaaaagagcGAGTagcatgagacggagggagtagtatctAACTAAAATCATGGCTTTTAAAAAGAGAGGCCTATACTTATTTGCAGTTAttattctttaaaaatattattatgtaaacgtttttaagttttgaaatgatgatcttatttttaaaaaatattattatacgtttttaagttttgaaataatatcatcaGAATGATTTTTGCATTTTCTAAGTATTTTTAccctttttcactttttttattcAGTACATTTTTGTACTTTTGCTACTATTAAATTGTGTGGTGTTTGTTGTACATTTGTGTATGTACGTGGTGATTGGTCTAAGACATGTATGAGAAGTACCATAAATTTGGTAAAgttgttttttatattatataatcaaAAAATAACTTAATGTTTTACTAATATTTCAATAGTGTTTTTAATTGCGAAATATTTGGATACAAAATGAAAAATGGTTGATGTTAACAGTATTTTACAATTGAATTATAGTAATTTGAGCGATCGTGAAGTAAGGGTGTGTTCACTATGTAAGAATTGGGCAATTCTTGGTCCAATTGGGAGAATTATGGTTGTTCACCTTTCACTAATTAATTGATGGAGGCCTTACAATTGGGGGTTGGCCCGCACTGTTCATATCAATTGAGAAAGAATTAAAATCTTGTCATATAGGTAAGATTTGTTTGTGCATTGAAAAGTGTACTAAGAAATAGACTTGATTTTACACATTAATCCAGCATTTCATCTTTTCACTTGGAGGGATAAATTTGTCAGTCCATAATTCTATTAGGTCAAAATCAGCATTTTGGTTTACTATTTGACCCTTatttgaattcaaatattgTATACTAAACAATGTGGCCTAGAATTATACATGTGCCTAGTTGTGCCTAGAACTACAAACTTTGAGCGTTGCTGAAACTTTATTCGTTAATACTTCTCACCAAGAACAAATTTAGAGTGTTGCTGTGATGACATgatatttgatttaaaataaataatataatggCTTTGTGTATGCGGACATAGCTGAACAATTACAAAAACTATACGATGTTACTACTAGGACTAGAATTACTAGTGTATTAGATATGTACTTGAAATCATGCTTTGTTTTCAAAGATGCATGTCCTCTGAACCAACAAATCGACGCCCTCCACTAGAGGTCAATGCATGATAAAGAGTCATACTTGCATCAATGCCCAAAGAGATTCCCGTCATTCctgcttccactgtcgccgtttGATGGTTGCGTTTTGGACAAAAGAAGGAGTTGACTCTCCTCGAGAAACATGGAAATCACTATGTTATGAGTGGTAAAGGCAAACTTCAGACGTCAAGAGACAGATCGTGACACTTGTATAGAAAGTGACATAGTAATAGTAGTAGATCTAGAACCGACAAATGAGGGAATAGGAAGAAATGATAACAACATAACGTGAACGTGAACGAGAACAAAGGTAACTTGAACATGAAAGAGAACAATGATAACTTGAATGAGAACGAGAATGAGCTTACTAACTTGAATGAGAAAACCACGCAAATGAAAGGAGCCATAAAACCACTGTCAAGAAGGCCACGAAAAGCTTACTACCTAGCCTCAGGTTTTCATGAACCTTCCCACTTTCTGGCTTCCTCCAAATTATCAAGAATTTGTCCAGATTAGAAGGAAAATCGCAGCACCAACCCCGAGTCCACATGCTGAGGTGCCAATacaacattttttttcaaaCTCCTATTCCAGATTGAGGCATTGGAAAACAACCTTATTCTTGATATCCCAAAAATGTCCAAGTAATAATGTAGCACATTAACTATCTTTCGCCAATTTGTTGTGCACTTCCCTTGTGCTCGAGAATTTAGCCACTAAGGGTTCGTTTGTTTTCCATGATGGCCTAACATAGGTTACAATATTGTAACCTCCAATATCATGTTTAAGGTTGGAGTTAGTAATCACATCCATATGTCTGTTTGTACAGACACATATCCCACGTTTGTAAACACACTGTTTGGTATGAGATAGCCAAACTTGAGATACACACATTGATGAAGCTTCGCAGGCTTGCAGGTGTCGTGttaagcaaggatgtatcctattGATCAGGATAGAAGTCCCAGCCAACCTGAACCTGGCGTCAAAGAAATTcatcaacccacttctactggctagtatagtggaggtaagggtcgaatcccatagagatggatacgctttggtaattgtggtgataatctggagggtttggttagctaccacgtttgggttgagattctacctagacaggaattaaaggcagtactctactgactgggtggtATGAAAGTGATTGAcatgtggctgtgtacgtgagagtgggggacaaggtgtttcagggacatgtggaaagtagatGGTTACtatatgtcacgaccgcccatactaggggtactacaaacgcggcgatcgtgatacaacatgcaaggatagccttttatgaaaacttaattaacttaaaggatgaaaaactttttttttgttttaaagaagcttaaagttataattttactattaaataaaacgacttatgataaacacttttaaaagaagcagcggagaaacaataaatattaaaactaaatcaactcctaagaaaacatttagtttaaagagcgggagacatcattttcaagtaacattgtaaatactcgtttCAAGCCTGACACAACCAAACCATACTCAAACATAGTACGGAAAAGATTAAAGCAGTgaaacatagttaaaaaaaaacatagcagcggaaataaggtttaaagagagtcaaggataacgcctatgtatgaagacacaacgcatcctaaggccaactcaacatcctccgcaacatcccgctcaacctgcacataagaaaaataatatgcagggctgagtacttgttgtactcaatgggctcatgccgaaaacattttatattagttatgtcatccataccagtgatcttgagttttatatgtagtaagaaatatcacgagaacacaaaaacatttcaagtcaggccagacaatttatctccccacttttcacatcattccatcaatcacaatcatcatatcacagtgcgacgaaagtgtggccacactattcgcccaggagaccggccgactagcaaggacggctcacgatcccaccagtgtacacagcctgatagggtttacggccctactcagacccgaattcgtttcacaacacaaccatatagcctaacggagcaagctcagacgaactaggcatcaggcaacaatctcacaaataaaataacatggcatgacataacaagttaaaccacccttataacaccacaccGTATTTCcggaaaataaaaaggtttgaaaagaaagcccacctcgattgcttaacaacacaatttcaacttatgcaactctcgttcctcgagctcacgtatactcaatcacccttgccaacgacaacacaatcagctttccataaacttatgttatcatgcatgtcctattgttcattt
It contains:
- the LOC121763513 gene encoding WEB family protein At2g38370-like is translated as MATENPLILDSGRAEIDTSAPFESVKEAANRFGGMAFWKPISHKHEREVVVDAVNLEEQTAQLERDLIVKERETLDVLKELETTKNIVEELKLKLHEEASEINTALEAESTSDAKNRATGEEGKHEKDLCPSEAPGVILFELRQAKLNLTKTTTDLAEIRATVDAYNKKIDTERASLERTRQRLSSNTSRISCLEEELDQKRQKLEEVKDGQAHDPINITRELQKLSSETEQFKKVGEAARTQVERALSEIEQTKAKIRTAEIRLVAAKKMKQAARASEAVAFAEMKALSCSFPSKSDSDVTLTFEEYSSLISKAREADEACKGRVTGTMLLVEEARVSKTEILKKVEEATEEMKTSKKTLEEALTRVETANQGKLAVEEALRVWRSEHGHKRRSVHNCTKFKNPSLQRKDSRLLDVNGVSLVSSEELKPVLKPTLSIGQILSRKLLLTEDYEAGVQTDNKVFGKRKVSLGQMLSKPSGGQNSGRKGGKENKEVAAKRKKFGFARISLLVAKQSKKKKSNGAASSMHRVTEKL